A window of the Zeugodacus cucurbitae isolate PBARC_wt_2022May chromosome 4, idZeuCucr1.2, whole genome shotgun sequence genome harbors these coding sequences:
- the LOC128919709 gene encoding facilitated trehalose transporter Tret1-like has translation MFGLCKKSEGVFKYEYRRQLLASMCITITSFCHGFAFGWLSVILAKLQSPTETELDFVINVEESSWFGGMSSLGGVCGNIVYGGLVDLIGRKASNYCLAVPYIVSWILIYFANSVEYLYVGRFLAGVTGGGTYVIIPIFIGEIAEPKIRGRLISLFSLTLYSGTLCGYIITARIRYHLIPIVGVVIPLIFVIFQIFFPETPMFLLQRGRDERAKESLKFYRNYAPTTKESATEFEEAFQKLKSDVTSHQANANTLTWHDFCNKRAVIAFGNGLVLMWLNVFCGSYALLYYTSSIFVAARTELHPDTNTIIVGLVQVIGVYTATILVDRFGRRPLLIFSCAATGVGMTIFGLYGYLLTNTSVDLSPVSAWLPLVNVCLIMFVINSGLIPIPFVLLVELMPPKIRAKAAAVCLVLFNSIAFLLMKMFPITLVAFGLYLPMWFFALTSFLGLIYVVVFIKETNGMSLNKIEA, from the exons ATGTTTGGATTGTGCAAAAAATCGGAAGGTGTCTTCAAATATGAATACCGACGACAGTTGCTGGCATCAATGTGCA TTACGATCACGTCATTTTGCCATGGCTTCGCTTTCGGTTGGTTGTCGGTAATTCTTGCCAAATTGCAGTCGCCCACAGAGACTGAATTGGACTTTGTCATTAATGTAGAGGAGAGTTCTTGGTTTGGTGGAATGTCATCGCTGGGCGGTGTTTGCGGTAATATCGTCTATGGCGGTCTGGTAGACCTTATCGGGCGTAAAGCTAGCAATTATTGCCTGGCAGTGCCTTATATA GTTTCTTGGATTCTCATATATTTTGCAAACTCCGTGGAATATCTGTATGTGGGCCGCTTTTTAGCTGGTGTCACAGGTGGTGGCACATATGTCATCATACCGATATTTATTGGCGAAATCGCCGAACCAAA AATACGCGGTCGCCTAATCTCACTCTTTTCTCTAACCTTATATAGCGGCACATTATGTGGTTATATAATAACAGCACGCATACGATACCATTTGATACCGATAGTCGGTGTAGTAATACCGTTAATTTTTgtgatatttcaaatatttttcccgGAAACACCAATGTTTTTGCTACAACGTGGACGAGATGAACGCGCTAAAGAGTCCTTGAAGTTCTATCGGAACTACGCACCGACCACCAAAGAGAGTGCAACGGAATTTGAAGAGGCATTCCAAAAGCTCAAGAGCGATGTGACTAGTCATCAGGCAAATGCGAATACTTTGACATGGCATGATTTCT GTAATAAACGCGCTGTGATTGCCTTTGGCAATGGTCTTGTTCTCATGTGGCTGAATGTCTTCTGTGGCTCCTATGCATTACTTTACTACACTTCCAGTATTTTTGTCGCCGCACGCACCGAACTGCATCCAGACACGAATACCATTATAGTCGGGCTGGTGCAAGTCATCGGTGTTTATACGGCAACTATTCTGGTCGATAGATTTGGTCGCCGTCCTTTGCTGATATTCTCCTGTGCTGCCACCGGTGTGGGCATGACGATATTTGGTCTGTATGGTTATCTCTTGACAAACACCTCGGTCGATTTATCGCCTGTTAGCGCTTGGTTGCCGCTGGTGAATGTTTGCCTCATTATGTTCGTGATCAATTCGGGTCTAATACCAATACCATTTGTTTTGCTGGTGGAGTTAATGCCGCCGAAG ATACGCGCCAAAGCGGCCGCCGTTTGCTTGGTGCTATTCAATAGCATCGCTTTTCTTCTTATGAAAATGTTCCCGATAACATTGGTTGCTTTCGGTCTCTATCTGCCGATGTGGTTCTTCGCACTTACAAGTTTTCTTGGCTTGATTTATGTAGTGGTCTTCATTAAGGAAACCAATGGCATGTCGCTCAACAAAATTGAAGCATGA
- the Tret1_15 gene encoding facilitated trehalose transporter Tret1 translates to MFGLCKNSEGVFKYEFRRQLLASMCITIITFCHGFGLGWFSVILAKLQSPAQTELDFVINVEEGSWIGGLSSLGGGCGNIVYGILVDLIGRKASIYCLAVPYIISWILVYFARSVEYLYVSRFLAGVTGGGTYVIIPIFIGEIAEPKIRGRLTALFSLTLNSGIFCGYIITARIRYHLIPIVGVVMTLIYVLFQIFFPETPMFLLQRGRNDRAKESLKFYRNYAPTTKESAIEFERAYQKLKSDVTSHQANTNTVTWHDFCNKRAMIAFGNGLVLMWLNVFCGAYAILYYTSSIFVAARTELHPDTNTIIVGLVQVSGVYTATILVDRFGRRPLLIFSCAATGVGMTIFGLYGYLLTNTSVDLSSVSAWLPLVNVCLIMFVANSGLIPIPFVLLVELMPPKIRAKAAAVCLVLFNIIGFLLMKMFPITLMAFGLYLPMWFFAVTSVLGLIYIVVFIKETNGMSLNKVEA, encoded by the exons atgtttggaTTGTGCAAAAATTCTGAAGGTGTCTTCAAATATGAATTCCGCCGACAGTTGCTGGCATCAATGTGCA TTACGATCATCACATTTTGCCATGGCTTCGGTTTGGGTTGGTTCTCAGTGATTCTGGCCAAATTGCAGTCGCCCGCACAGACTGAATTGGACTTCGTCATTAATGTTGAGGAGGGTTCGTGGATTGGCGGACTGTCATCGCTGGGTGGTGGTTGCGGTAATATCGTTTATGGCATTTTAGTGGATCTCATCGGGCGTAAAGCTAGCATTTATTGTCTAGCGGTGCCGTATATA ATTTCTTGGATACTCGTATATTTTGCACGCTCCGTGGAATATCTGTATGTGAGCCGCTTTTTAGCTGGCGTCACAGGCGGTGGCACATATGTCATCATACCGATTTTCATTGGTGAAATTGCGGAACCAAA AATACGTGGTCGCTTAACGGCACTATTCTCTCTAACCTTAAATAGTGGCATATTTTGTGGTTATATAATAACAGCACGCATACGATACCATTTGATACCGATAGTCGGTGTAGTAATGACATTAATTTATGTGCTATTTCAAATCTTTTTCCCGGAAACACCAATGTTTTTGCTACAACGTGGACGGAATGACCGAGCTAAAGAGTCCTTGAAGTTCTATCGCAACTACGCACCGACAACAAAAGAGAGTGCCATAGAATTTGAAAGGGCTTACCAAAAGCTCAAGAGCGATGTGACTAGTCATCAGGCAAATACGAATACTGTGACATGGCATGATTTCT GTAATAAACGCGCTATGATTGCATTTGGCAATGGTCTTGTACTCATGTGGTTGAATGTCTTCTGTGGCGCCTATGCGATACTCTACTATACTTCCAGTATTTTTGTAGCCGCACGCACCGAACTGCATCCAGACACGAATACCATTATAGTGGGTCTGGTGCAAGTCAGCGGCGTCTATACGGCGACTATTCTGGTCGATAGATTTGGTCGCCGTCCGTTGCTGATATTCTCCTGTGCTGCCACCGGTGTGGGCATGACGATATTTGGTCTGTATGGTTATCTCTTGACAAACACCTCGGTCGATTTATCGTCTGTTAGCGCTTGGTTGCCGCTGGTGAATGTTTGCCTTATTATGTTCGTGGCCAATTCGGGTCTAATACCAATTCCATTTGTTTTGCTGGTGGAGTTAATGCCGCCGAAG ataCGCGCTAAAGCGGCCGCCGTTTGCTTGGTGCTATTCAATATCATCGGTTTTCTTCTCATGAAAATGTTCCCGATAACATTGATGGCTTTTGGTCTCTATCTGCCGATGTGGTTCTTCGCGGTTACAAGTGTTCTGGGCTTGATTTATATAGTCGTCTTCATTAAGGAAACCAATGGTATGTCGCTCAACAAAGTTGAAGCATGA